A genomic window from Gossypium hirsutum isolate 1008001.06 chromosome D12, Gossypium_hirsutum_v2.1, whole genome shotgun sequence includes:
- the LOC107946089 gene encoding G patch domain-containing protein 11, translating to MGEALGSSTAIDSSNIGFQLLKKHGWKEGSGLGVSEQGRLEPVQAYVKNNKKGLGAEKKRKTPKPSDPPDSKPKNDEEQKTTKKTKALSKRMRKMQERDKQMQEKEFERAFFREFWPDNV from the exons ATGGGAGAGGCGTTGGGTTCATCAACCGCCATTGATTCCTCCAATATCGGCTTCCAG CTATTGAAGAAGCATGGATGGAAAGAAGGCAGTGGTCTTGGTGTTTCTGAGCAG gGTAGATTAGAACCCGTACAAGCATATGTGAAGAACAATAAGAAAGGCCTTGGAGcagagaagaagagaaagacACCAAAGCCCAGTGATCCTCCTGATTCCAAGCCTAAAAATGATGAG GAACAGAAAACAACAAAGAAGACCAAGGCACTTTCCAAAAGGATGCGGAAGATGCAAGAACGCGACAAGCAAATGCAAGAGAAGGAATTTGAGCGTGCATTTTTTAGGGAGTTTTGGCCCGATAATGTTTGA